A genomic window from uncultured Fibrobacter sp. includes:
- the ligA gene encoding NAD-dependent DNA ligase LigA, with protein IANVYSAEEMAEFVKAAEDGITNLDERTDLRSYRLETREELSTKDNLSSFVSPLSSKKWICERKIDGVSLSIVYENGRLKQAATRGDGAQGDDVTLNALTIADIPETLDAKKLKIDPSEIPQGTFEVRGEVYMEREAFERLNEQFILEGKKIFQNPRNTVSGSLKLKSVAECKTRPMRFFAYHIPQSNNKTHEENLLQLKRLGFHTNDYWTADTTDEIMKISEQIGASRDSLPFEIDGMVVKLNDLAMQRALGTTSKSPRWAIAYKFKAERAYTPLLSVEFQVGRTGAVTPVANLAPVRLAGTTVKRATLHNFDEVARLDLHFGDTVGVEKGGEIIPKITDVKKELRPAGAVPVTAPDKCPVCGEPLTHIDGEVILRCENMHCAAQVQCLFEHFVSREAMNIENLGPALIASLIATGKIKRIPDLYRLTLEDLESQERMAKKSAQNVYDAIAASKERSLENLLHGLGIRFVGRTSARNLAKHFRTLEKIRTATVEDLQNVNDVGERIGKSVYDFFHTERYTQEIDELIALGCPTEFKGVVKTLFQGQTAVITGTLPNMEREEARKLIEENGGKVSGSVSKKTSWVLAGEAAGSKLTKANELGIPVHDEAWLLAQIASSADEATTEGKEGTIGSAAPKGAADAGEQTSLF; from the coding sequence ATCGCGAACGTGTACAGCGCCGAAGAAATGGCAGAGTTCGTGAAAGCCGCCGAGGACGGAATAACTAATCTAGACGAGAGAACGGACCTTCGGTCCTACAGACTAGAGACGAGAGAAGAATTGTCTACTAAAGACAATCTCTCGTCTTTCGTCTCTCCTCTCTCGTCTAAAAAATGGATCTGCGAGCGGAAAATCGATGGCGTTTCGCTTTCGATCGTATACGAGAACGGGCGTTTGAAGCAAGCGGCCACCCGCGGCGACGGAGCCCAGGGCGACGACGTGACTTTGAACGCTCTCACGATTGCAGACATTCCTGAAACCTTGGACGCAAAGAAGCTGAAAATCGACCCGAGCGAAATTCCGCAGGGCACTTTCGAAGTTCGCGGCGAAGTCTACATGGAACGCGAGGCCTTCGAACGCCTGAACGAGCAGTTCATCCTGGAAGGCAAGAAGATTTTCCAGAACCCGCGCAATACAGTTTCGGGTTCGCTTAAGCTCAAGAGCGTGGCCGAATGCAAGACGCGCCCGATGCGATTCTTCGCCTACCACATTCCGCAGAGCAACAACAAGACGCACGAAGAAAACCTGCTGCAGCTCAAGCGCCTCGGATTCCACACGAACGACTACTGGACTGCCGACACCACCGACGAAATCATGAAGATTTCGGAGCAAATCGGCGCGAGCCGAGACAGCCTCCCCTTCGAAATCGACGGCATGGTCGTAAAGCTGAACGACCTTGCCATGCAACGCGCCCTCGGGACTACGAGCAAGAGCCCGCGCTGGGCAATCGCCTACAAGTTCAAGGCCGAGCGCGCCTACACCCCGCTCCTTTCCGTAGAATTTCAGGTTGGCCGCACCGGGGCCGTAACGCCGGTCGCAAACCTTGCCCCCGTGCGTCTCGCCGGCACCACCGTCAAGCGCGCCACCCTCCACAACTTTGACGAAGTCGCACGCCTCGACCTCCACTTCGGCGACACCGTCGGCGTCGAGAAGGGCGGCGAAATCATTCCAAAAATCACCGATGTCAAAAAGGAACTCCGCCCGGCGGGGGCCGTCCCCGTGACCGCCCCCGACAAATGCCCGGTTTGCGGCGAACCGCTCACCCACATCGACGGCGAAGTCATTCTCCGCTGCGAAAACATGCACTGTGCGGCGCAAGTGCAATGCCTGTTCGAGCATTTCGTAAGCCGCGAGGCCATGAACATCGAAAACCTCGGCCCCGCCCTTATCGCAAGCCTGATTGCCACGGGCAAAATCAAGCGCATTCCGGACCTGTACCGCCTCACGCTCGAAGACCTCGAATCGCAGGAACGCATGGCGAAAAAGAGCGCCCAAAACGTCTACGACGCCATCGCCGCCTCCAAGGAGCGTAGCCTCGAAAACCTGTTGCACGGTCTCGGCATCCGCTTCGTGGGCCGCACCAGCGCCCGAAACCTCGCCAAGCACTTCCGCACGCTAGAAAAAATCCGCACGGCAACCGTCGAAGACTTGCAGAACGTGAACGACGTCGGCGAACGCATTGGAAAGTCCGTCTACGACTTCTTCCACACGGAACGCTACACGCAGGAAATCGATGAGCTCATCGCTCTCGGCTGCCCCACCGAATTCAAGGGTGTCGTAAAGACGCTATTCCAAGGTCAAACCGCGGTCATCACCGGAACGCTCCCGAATATGGAACGTGAAGAGGCCCGCAAGCTCATCGAAGAAAACGGCGGTAAAGTCAGCGGTTCTGTCAGCAAGAAAACCAGCTGGGTCTTGGCTGGTGAAGCTGCAGGCTCCAAGCTCACGAAGGCGAACGAGCTCGGCATCCCTGTGCATGACGAAGCATGGCTCCTCGCCCAAATCGCCTCCAGTGCAGACGAAGCAACAACCGAGGGCAAAGAAGGTACCATTGGTAGTGCAGCCCCTAAAGGCGCAGCCGATGCCGGCGAACAGACTAGTTTATTCTAA
- a CDS encoding FISUMP domain-containing protein, with translation MRSFYGVLVLLLALMSQTVLAHVEKMPDFKDKRDGRVYKTVQIGDQRWFAENLRFEVKGSYCYENRNYNCERYGRLYNWAMAMRMVDFYNNHSIKKFDFSSIKKGAYHDACPAGWHLPTNKDWYKLRYYVGKKGFSDGVGLSLKSSELWEKEIRLPGGSDEFGFNALPAGVKQQYSGFMDLGRTAQFWSSTEIDDGGAYYWSLMYDSRSFDKVYAGKDDGVSIRCVEDKLYKIKEPPPPPPKVIPQVVKVQDTEVQTIHIGDQVWMVKNQNVKVPGSFCYEYKEENCEKYGRLYTWTAALKLDEKFAKSEARDSIMKRKPRGICPKGWHIPTVFDFRNLIAYLQDIDDAVGVGTNLRSREGWQESDDALLGEDGFGFSGLASGSRDTAGVFLGREIFAGFWSGTEGDSVQSLAWTLPYDNDDFVMASTNKETAFSVRCLMDPPDDDELYDSTSLTDNRDGNRYRTVVVGDDVWMAENLRFAAVGSFCYEDKDNRCRNYGRLYPWHVAMRLPEDFIENSLDSVAQGAVVQEHQGICPVGWHIPRHEEWDRLRLNVVDKRKGLGAALKSREGWAQGGESTNNASGFNALPAGSRYSDGEFAELGSSAYFWAAEGGAGMGSAYWNLINSKDDLMNAEDFEHSAFSLRCVKNRLAPSDSLKTPETAK, from the coding sequence ATGCGGTCTTTTTACGGTGTCCTGGTGCTTCTGTTGGCTCTGATGTCCCAGACGGTTTTGGCGCATGTCGAAAAAATGCCTGATTTCAAGGATAAGCGCGATGGCCGTGTCTACAAGACGGTGCAAATTGGCGATCAGAGGTGGTTTGCCGAAAACTTGCGTTTTGAGGTTAAAGGGAGCTACTGCTACGAAAATCGTAACTACAACTGCGAACGTTACGGTAGACTTTATAACTGGGCGATGGCGATGCGTATGGTGGATTTCTACAATAACCATTCCATCAAGAAGTTTGATTTTTCGTCCATCAAAAAGGGGGCTTATCACGATGCTTGTCCTGCGGGCTGGCATCTGCCGACAAACAAGGATTGGTATAAGCTCAGATACTATGTGGGCAAAAAAGGTTTTAGCGATGGCGTGGGCTTAAGTCTTAAGTCGTCGGAACTTTGGGAAAAGGAAATCCGCCTTCCCGGGGGCTCTGATGAATTCGGCTTTAACGCGCTTCCCGCCGGTGTAAAACAGCAGTATTCCGGATTTATGGACTTGGGACGGACGGCGCAGTTTTGGTCTTCTACAGAAATAGATGACGGTGGTGCTTATTACTGGAGCTTGATGTACGATTCAAGGTCGTTTGACAAAGTTTATGCGGGAAAGGACGATGGAGTCTCGATTCGCTGCGTGGAAGATAAGTTGTATAAAATCAAAGAACCTCCTCCGCCACCGCCCAAGGTAATACCGCAGGTTGTCAAGGTGCAGGATACCGAGGTGCAGACCATTCATATTGGAGACCAGGTGTGGATGGTAAAAAATCAGAACGTAAAGGTGCCGGGGAGTTTCTGTTATGAGTACAAGGAGGAAAATTGTGAAAAATATGGACGCCTGTACACTTGGACTGCGGCTTTAAAATTGGACGAGAAATTTGCAAAATCGGAGGCGCGTGATTCGATAATGAAACGTAAGCCCCGAGGCATTTGTCCGAAGGGGTGGCATATCCCCACCGTATTTGATTTTAGAAATCTCATCGCTTATTTACAGGATATCGATGATGCTGTGGGGGTGGGTACGAACTTGCGGTCCCGCGAGGGGTGGCAGGAAAGTGATGACGCCTTGTTGGGCGAAGACGGTTTCGGCTTTTCGGGGTTGGCAAGCGGTAGCCGCGATACGGCGGGAGTCTTTTTGGGGCGAGAAATCTTTGCGGGATTTTGGTCGGGCACTGAAGGCGATTCTGTGCAGTCGCTTGCGTGGACGTTGCCCTATGACAATGATGATTTTGTGATGGCATCCACAAACAAGGAAACGGCTTTTTCTGTGCGCTGTTTGATGGACCCGCCGGACGATGATGAATTGTATGACAGTACTTCGCTTACGGATAACCGCGATGGAAATCGATATAGGACGGTTGTCGTTGGCGATGATGTGTGGATGGCTGAAAATTTGCGGTTTGCGGCGGTGGGCAGTTTTTGCTACGAGGACAAGGACAATCGATGCCGCAATTACGGAAGGCTTTACCCATGGCATGTGGCAATGCGCCTTCCGGAGGACTTTATTGAAAATTCGTTAGACAGTGTCGCGCAGGGGGCCGTTGTACAGGAGCATCAGGGAATTTGTCCTGTGGGCTGGCATATCCCTCGTCATGAGGAATGGGATAGGTTAAGGCTGAATGTCGTCGATAAGCGTAAGGGGCTAGGTGCTGCTCTCAAGAGTCGCGAAGGATGGGCCCAGGGGGGCGAATCGACGAATAATGCAAGCGGTTTCAACGCATTACCGGCAGGGAGCCGCTACAGCGATGGCGAATTTGCTGAACTTGGATCGAGTGCGTATTTTTGGGCGGCCGAAGGTGGTGCTGGAATGGGCTCCGCTTATTGGAATTTGATTAATTCCAAGGACGATCTTATGAATGCCGAAGATTTTGAACATTCAGCATTCTCTTTGAGGTGTGTGAAAAATCGGTTGGCGCCTAGTGATAGTCTAAAGACACCGGAAACTGCAAAATAG